In Ascaphus truei isolate aAscTru1 chromosome 2, aAscTru1.hap1, whole genome shotgun sequence, the genomic stretch ATATCACACACCCATTTATATTAAGAGTATAAAACTACACTATTTGACACCGAACCAGTGAAATGACATTATTTTTACATGGAAACATGCACGGCTACATACGTACATAGGGAATGAAGGTAATAATCTGTTGTGGCCAAGTATGTGGCAATAACATAAATAACTGCCCAGATTTATATCGTTCATTATTACATCAGACGTACTTTCCTTACTATCCCTTCCTCTAATATGCTCACCCTCACCAATTTGCTGAAACATCTTTTATCAATAACACTCTATCTTCCTTTCTTCTTCCCTCTCACATTCTTTGCACCTTCTTTGCACTCATGAACTCCTCTGCTTTTTGCACTCACTTCCGCCACCTTCTCACTTCTCATAAGAGCATCTGGTCCTATAAGTCTTCCTCTCACCTCCTATCcctagccctcctcctcctcttagctgcTGGAGACATTTCGCCCTGTCCCCTGCCATGTCCCCACTTGCTCTCACTCTCGACTGACAATCTTCTCATCTGTAATATCTAAAAGCAACAACACTTCCAAACTGatatctattccctgcttcttTCCCCTTTCCATGTGCTCTCTGGAATGGTCAATCTGTAACAAAATACTAGCTGTACATGATCTGtttttctctcgctctcttcacCTCTTTGCACGATAAACTTGGCTCTCACACTCGCTCTGCCCTGGAGGCAGCTTTGTGGCAGTCtttccttctcacacacctcgcCCCTTGGGACGTGGGGTGGGAATAGTTCTCTCTTCTCACTGTAAGTTTTAGCCCCTACCTACATGTGCTTATCTGACATTCTTCATCCTTTGAGGCCCATACAATTCACCTTTTTTCTCTAGTCTACATATTGCTGTCATCTACGGGCCACGTTAATTCTATACCCTCACACTCTAATTTCCTTTccgactttgaatcctggctatccttctttaagggttccagtccaggctttggctggaacccgcccttacctggctgctgtggacattttgattactggcagcctgctatattagCTGCACCAAggctgttcaagggcttaaatagcagccagtgacttccaacccttgcctgagcattgtatatgtttccctttgttcctggccaccctcggctctagttcctgagccttctaCTTCCTGTGCCTTCtgtgtggcttccctgttccagaggctagcctgttgctgtgccctgagctctagttcctgagccttccgtgtGGCTTGCAAGTCCTTTTTGGTTTACCTGTTCATTTgaaattcctgttgctgacccaaGACCGTGACTCTGACCTAGctgcctgccacctgccctgactgtttgcctgttgcctggattctgcaccactgctggcagccctgacctcctgcctgcttaccgactatggatactctgtccctgggctctggtcggttcatttgcatccctacctcagccctgcgggtccgcttcctgatcggagacgagcaAAGTCACACCTGCTTCCTTCGgactcacccaccctcctcttgTCACACTCACTTCCACCTTTCATCGCCTCCAATTGACAGcctccagcacccacaaggacggCCACTTCACTGACTTCGTCTTCACTAAAAATTATTCCTTATTTGATTTCTCAATCTATCCTTTATTACTCAATGACCATAACCTGATCCTATTTTCTCTGTCACACTCAACCTCCAGCCTCTTCTTGATAAACTCACAACCTGCGTTCCATTGCCCTTGAGTCCTTGGAATCCAGCCCCAAATCAAAGTTTTCTTTACTACCATCCACCCTTTACCCAAACAGTCTTGTAACAAATTACAATACTGTTCTTGCCTCATCACTAGACCTGTATGCTCCTCCtgtacaccgacacacacacagtactctaacccaggggtgcacaGTCTTTCCccactgcgccccctgcctgcttccttcCCTCCCTTACTTTGtctgcggtgtcaaatgacgctacagggtcacgtgacgccacgttgccatgtctACATGTCACCAAAAGGTAAGGATAATTGCAGAGGCTTCACGCGATTccacggcacttaatttaaataccttggggaagagtgcggggcctgtGAAACTGCCGCACCtcaagtttgcgcatccctgctctAACCTACAACCCTAGCTTAATACACAGACACGTTTTCTTCGCTTTGCACTTGTTCCACTGAACATCTCTGGCtgatttccttcactacaaatgtattctGTCCTGGTTTAACTCTGCACTTTTTCCAAACAGGGTTACTCTCTTGGACACAGGCATAAACCAAACTCACGCCATCTCTTCTCTGTCTTAAACACCCTTCTTCAACCTCCCGCCATACCATGCAACAGTCCTTCCATTACACTCCAAGACATTCCTGATTTATTTCAAGAGCAAGGTAGAAGCTATCCACAAATAAATTCCCTCTGTCACTTCCAGACCCCTCCTTCTCCTCAATCTGCCTTGGTCTCCTTCTCTCCAGTTACAGAAGAAGCATCTCTCCTGCTGCTCTCCTCAATCTTTGCCACATGCAACCTTGACCGATTCCCTCCCATCTTCTGAAACCTTTTGTTTCCCATCCTCACTGACATCTTTAACTCATCTCTGTATTCTGGTACTTTTCCATCTCTTTTTAAACAATCAAGGTCTTACAGTTTTCTTATGAATAACACCCCAGACCTTACTGCCTACAGACCGAACTATCAGAACTTCTTCAGTCTCAGCTGGATCACCTCAAAGGCAGACATCTGAAAGGGTTCAACAacagggcagccaaagggtgtcagccatttgctgccgttcgctgatgctACAGCTGCTCTGTTATAGTTTCAAAACATACCAACCTTCTCATCCCCATGCATCCTATGTTTCACTTACCCTTCATAAAAAGATTGTCAGCTCCTTGAACAGGGAATTCCTTAACCTATTGTAGCAagtatgttaatgtttgttattttattgtcttGTGTTCCAcaaccctattgtactgtgcTACAGAATATGTTGATTGGAAGCGCTCACGAGCAGGGTCGTCATTACCtctttttgtatctgtttgtccatgtttgtcctcacctgtatgtaaccatttatgtttttgtaatatacataactctgtacttCCTTGTACCGTGCTgctgaatatgttggcgcttcacaaataaacgatacTAATAATATGTTGacgcattataaataaatgatcatAATAACAATTCTGCCCcataactattgacctgtctcccttaAGCCTTAGGTTGCGTCCAGGGTGATTGTTTTGATCGCACAGCTTGCGCGCAATGTACCTGGATTGTAGCATCCATACTGCACACGTGCATGTGAGCGTGGGTAGGCTCAATGCATGCAGAGACAAAATGTTTTGTCTTTGTCGCATGATGGGCCAGTCACGAGCGcggatcagccaatgagggcgaaccgctcacgtgacgtcacagcacTACCCCCCCAGCACGCCCCCCCCATgcacgcaactagctggccaggaatcgcccgaGCAACATGAGCGCCTGACGTCATGGTGctcgagcgccagcgcgctcgctatcaccctggacgaggcctttaaaaaaaaaaatttgcaaggTGAAAAGCAACTCGCTTCCTGTGTCTTGTGCACCAACAttgaattgtaagctcttcaggatgCTGGGACTCACTGTGCCTGAAACACTGTACAAACAGAGCCGCATAAATTGTTAGAAAAAACTATTAGTTTTGTAGCCCGGGTCCCCTTATGGGCTTTCCCTTGTTCCTCTCACTTCTGCTACATGCGGAAGCCGGCGGAGGAGTGTGTGGTTACCCGGCGAACGCTGGtagtgcggggggggagggagagctgcGGCTGTTGCGGCGGGCCACGGCATTGCCGGAGGCTCCGGCGGTACTCCCTGAAGGACGCCGCATTGTTGGGagtgtgttcgcgcatgtgcagaagcctGAGAGCCATTCCTtttagcgcatgcgcagtgtgcacgGCGGCTAGAAGGAAGatgctccgcggggactacaatcGCCCGTAGCCACAGGGGCTGCAGTCAGATGATACAAAACAGCTAATAGGGCTGCGGGGACCTCCTGCTCGTGAggtgatacatttggtgcatcgTAGACCACACGAGTCAGAGCTGGGACGCCATCAGGGTatggtgtatatgtgcaggggtctgtgacccctgtactaggccagagtacccccaataggccccagctaggctccGACTCCTTTgggtagcttgtggttgctgcagggacaggcccatagatagggacactaccCTGTAGAAACAGATTGAGGGACACAGCCAAGACACAGCTGTTTCCTGATTACAGTAGTCTGAGACACCTGCATCATAGAGACTATCTttgtgtgggacactccagccggataccaccccatgcggaggcggactcatcgcagATGCGGActtcatcgctggatcagtggatccaacCTACCCTGGTGTCGGCCCGCCCGGgggctggagcacccggcaggtacctaactacattaagtgcaccaactctacaccTATTCttgtgggcagcactgtctcacacattggtgTGGGTGTGGGACTCTAAGGACACTGTGTGGGGAACGCGGTGGTGGGTTACAGCCATGCGAGGCTTGTCGGGTAGCTGTACAATATTAGTGCTCAGTAGAAACGTTTATACTAAATGGTTGATAGTAAAGTCTGCTAttttacactgtgtgtgtttactattacgggttcctgtgaggggctcctcccactacgttgggatccctctcatttggaggcgctgcaccgagactaTTGTTATATCACAccgggctcccagtggcggaagcttaggctctctgtgagccaacagctAGTGAgtggcagcaccagtagccttcttgtttagggggaaacagggctacagtaTTTTACATGTAGCTAGATAACCAATGGCACACTAGCAAAGTGAACAATTAAATGTTTATCAATGTTTGATTTAGAAGGaaaacaaattccttcctgactgtgATATATTCCCAGATACAGTACTCCTCCAAAGAGCTTTATCCCATCATTCCTTTGATGGCATGTTTTAGATGTTCTGTTTCACAGGGAGTATCCCTTTTtacaggggtttttttttgttactgtttTAAGTTACATGTAGTAAGCTGTTAACTTTAAACATGTGTTTGTGGTTTTTCTTATATCCTGTCACATACACTCCTTTGAAATGAATTTTTATTACTCCCTATTTATCATcatcttacatttttttttctgataATAATGAATAACCGTTTATTATCTAAACCAAGCCTTTGTTATGTAGTGTGCCTTTCTTGAAATTATCTTTTTTTCTtggcaaaacaacattttttttagggTATCGTGGATGCTTGTTTACTTATCATTGCCTATATGTTTAGATATGACCTTTTCCCACAACTATTAATGGCAAACATGTTTTTCACAGAGTTTGtcaaaaactaaataaaaaaaagagacaaatcAAAGAGACTGCAGCATAATGAGACTGGTAATGAGGTCACCTATGGCTGTACAGATACACAGGTAGACAGGTAAAAATAACATGGGTGGGATCAATATTAATATACAATAACAAGCACCCTCTGGTTCATATTTCTTGCCTGTCTATGTTTCCACAAGCCTCTTTTTATGAAAACCGATAGCATGCCTTGGGCCCTcggacaaaaaaaaatatttcttgcaAGCTCTTTCTAGTTTCCAGGGCAGGGGCTGTCTCACTTAACACGTCACAACTTGCTCAACTTGTTTCTCTGCCGGCTTGTACAAATACCTGAGCCCCCTACCTGATGTGCTATGCTCCAGTTAGCCAGACTTTCTGGCTAGTTAGGCTAGACTTTCTTCAAGAGCAAGATCACTTCTAATCCGAGTCATTTCAGAGCTTGTATTTTGAAATGACGGCCTTCAAAGGAATATGGACCAGGCAGTTCTGGACTTCCATGGCTGCGGAGTTTTTGgcagtttttctttttttggtagTTAGTTTAGGATCAACCGCAGGGCTGGACTCCCCTGGTCCCAGCAATACACACATTGCCTTTTGCTTTGGACTAAGTATTGCCATATTAATTCATTGCTTTGGGCATATTTGTGAAGCCTATTTGAACCCAGCCGTAGCTATGGGTATGATTTGTACAAGGAAGATCTCAGTAGCCAGAGGTATATTTTACATTATTATTCAATGCCTGGCAGCCGTGGCTGGGGCTGGGATTGTAGCTCTGATAACACCACATGACAAATGGCCAGTTGGAATTACTAAGGTATGTACAATATGCTCTGTTAAATAGCTCAAATAGAAGCAAAGGGGTTTAAGTACCCTCTGAGCAATATCTTTTCTCTCATCTCGTCTTATTTCCTCTATTTGTATTCTAGGAAATGAAACACAAACACCTTTCAGTTATCTCATGTCCCTTGTAAGCATGTGTGATGTCAGGAGAAGTCTCCAGTCTTAAGTTTCAATTCAATGTTAAATTAGCTTATTTGGTAAATGAATGTATAAATGAAGAGATGAATTTTTAATGTGTGCACAAGTCTGCTTAATTTTAATGGGAGCATCTTCCATGTACCTTGTGATACTCAAATACTGCAATTAGGAGAGCAGCTTTATCAATGTGTAAAGCCTTATTATTTTTCAGCTGCATGAGTGTTGTAAGAATTTTCATTGTGTCAAATGTTCTCTTTTTTAATAGACAGTGGATCTGCTTTATGTTAATTATTGTATTTCTCTAAATAAAGCAGCACAGGTTTCATATTTTATTTCCCCAATAAATGTATTGCAAAATGACATTTCTAAATATCAGAAAATGAAAAACAGTATATGGGCAGGAGGGcagaaactgttttttttttttaacgggggtgctgtacatacaaaataCGTAACATGCCTACATGTATAAACGTAGGTGGGCTGcggcccccccacaccccaatccCAGCCCCACGTATATGGGTCAAATATCACACTATCATACACATGATGCAGATGTGTTTTTCAGAATAAGATACAATAAATCCATTTCAGCTTCTTAGTACAAAGCCATGCCTACAGTGTACTAACATTGAGTGCTTAtcatatgagggagccttttctgaTCCTTCTGGGATCTACACTGTAATATACAAAGCCATGCCACAATCTTGATCATATCCCTGGCTTCCTGGATCGAGGTTTAAAGTCAGCGTTTGTTTTTGTGGCTCTAAAATGTTGCCGGCAGCACCATGAGAAAAGTTTCTAACAGCATTccggtttaaaaccagagacagcacataaaacacagacaaagctcagttttagcacatccagtgaaaatcatacacggtacagtgcctaaatatatatgtataaataattatttatacatatatatttaggcactgtaccgtgtgtgattttcactggatgtgctaaaactgagccttgtctgtgttttatgttctgtctctggttttaaatatatattgccatgctcagtagcactcctctgtgacactcatatgcttatatatatgttgtggttattttgggggttcaataggagcttgttaggtgtccagtatatttaaCAGCATTCCGGGCCAGATTACTGGGAAACTCGCTGTACTTTCACCTGTATGAGTAGCTTGTAAGTTGGTGATATCCGTGCACGAAATCCCAAAATAGATGCTCTATATCAgttgtagccaactccagtcttcaagagctaccaacaggtgaggttttcaggatatcgctgcttcagcacaggtggctcagtctttgattgagtcgcctgtgctgaagcaggtatatcctgaaaacctcacctaccgtacacacacaaaaacagttGCTTGAGACTTCTTCACCCATCCAGAGCACTTTATAACAACGTTTACGCATACATTTGCTCACTGTATCACTTTACATTGGGACTGATATGCATGTCAATGAAAAAAAACGTTGAAAAATAATTAGACAAAAACATTCCTAACGCATTCATAGCACAATAACGTGTTACATATTTTATCAGCATGCTTTAAACCAAATACAGTGAAGAAAGCAGTATACTGGGACATTTTGattaacatatacatatacagcgaTTTACAAAAAGGCTAAGATAGCAGGATTCCCACTTTAAAGTATATTCTTTCAGGGAAAAAAGTTAACATGTTTGTGTTgaaccatttattttttatacattgttattttatttctttacCAGGAGCATCCGACTGTTTCTCATGGCCAGGCACTTCTTGTGGAAACTATCATCACTTTCCAGCTGGTCTTCACAATTTTTGCTTCTTGTGACAAGAAACGGAAGGACATCAAGGTCCCCATTCCCCTTATTATTGGGCTTTCTGTTACAATTGGACACCTTTTTGCAGTAAGTTTCAAACACGAAGTGAATTCTTAACATCTAAAATGACTTTAGAGTCTGATGTGGTTAGCCTATGTTACTCTATGTGCTTGCAAAGTCATGTGACTCCACCCAACATGAATGTGAAATAATATTACTCATGCTGGGTGGAATGTCTTCTTAGAATTTCCACTGCATTATCAGTCTTATCTAAACACACTCAGAttctagtggttgtattaattctGCTGGTGTAGACTTTGTGACACTTTAGATAGACTAGTACTGTACTTTATTACTTCATATTTGCCTCTAGTATTGGCCagggttaaaataaataaataaacaggccAAACACAGCAAGCTGCAAAACTGGCAATTCATATACAGAATATAACACAATTCTGCTGTCTCACTACTTGAGCTTCAGACTCAGGTAAATACTGGGAGTGTTGTGAGTAAAATGACCAAAGTCAATAGCaagtaaaaataccacttgtggtgcatttgcatgtctcagacaggtctgcaatcctctTGTTTCCTTTTATCACTTGGCAaacggtgcttccactgcagccagggattctgggtaatgttatgcaaatgaacactcacagTGAGCCACTCTTTCCTtctttatccattttaacatggaaccctataagaTATTCAGCACAGTTTGGGTTAAAGAAGTGAAGCCTAAGGCTTATTtagttccatgttaaaatggattaagaAGTAACGAGTGACGcactgggctcatttgcatgtcattacccaggatCTAACCAAGTAAATAGCTCTGCTACTTTGCCATGTTTTTATTTTGTCTGCCTGGTTACATTTCTTTTAACATGAAAATATGGTAAAAACATCACGAGCGCAACAATATTTCACCTATGTGGTCTTTAtctttaagttaaaaaaaaagaaaaaagagtctTTATAATTATTGCTCTTGAATTAAAGAACAAAAGTAGAACACAGAGCGATCTTAGTCCCGTTGCTCTAGATGAGTCAACGATGCAGCCCTGGAGCTCTGCTTCCCATTAGAAACCAGGAAGGATTACACAGGCCCCATTCTCTGTTACGTCTACTTCAGAAATAAAGGAAGGGGAAGATGCTGGTTAAAGCAGATATAGAAAAGTGGGTGCTCAAAAGTGTCCGGAATGTACACTGTCCTTAAAAGTATAAATACAGGCTCTGGAGTAATGCTCTATTATGGAGTGGCTCTGAATAATAGCAGAAATGACAAACCAGCCAGTTGATAATAAAGTGTTTCCTGAAGTGAACCAACAAGATGAAAAATAAATCCACTTGTAGTTAACTCATTGGAGTCAAACTAAATTAAAACTGGTATTGCACACATTGTCAATAATAAGAAATGAAGTAGATTGCTTTCCCACTCCTGAGCCTCCAAGAGACCTgatggcgtgtccagccgctgatATGATGATCCAAtgtagagaaaaagaaaaaacagcagcgcactgccagggagccaggtggttacaaagaaataaatgtattaatcaaTATAACATCCCTCACAGGGGTAGtgccaccctcctacgcgtttcgtgttaaAGGA encodes the following:
- the LOC142482385 gene encoding aquaporin-4-like, coding for MTAFKGIWTRQFWTSMAAEFLAVFLFLVVSLGSTAGLDSPGPSNTHIAFCFGLSIAILIHCFGHICEAYLNPAVAMGMICTRKISVARGIFYIIIQCLAAVAGAGIVALITPHDKWPVGITKEHPTVSHGQALLVETIITFQLVFTIFASCDKKRKDIKVPIPLIIGLSVTIGHLFAIPYTGASMNPARSFGTSVIFNDWHNHWVYWLGPMMGGILASFIYEYLFCPDPEIKLKLQVNFQKPQNEEESVQLTVRPGSEYNKLETSA